A single genomic interval of Pomacea canaliculata isolate SZHN2017 linkage group LG5, ASM307304v1, whole genome shotgun sequence harbors:
- the LOC112564658 gene encoding protein boule-like, producing MSSTDVSPSATPSTTPLVGTHAPKFGTVIPSRIFVGGIAANTVEAELKQFFSAFGAVKDAKIIADRAGVSKGYGFVTFENQEDADRIIKKEVCFAIC from the exons tcATCCACAGATGTCTCCCCATCGGCTACACCAAGTACAACACCACTGGTTGGAACTCATGCACCAAAGTTTGGAACGGTCATTCCCAGCAGAATTTTTGTCGGTGGAATCGCCGCAAAT ACTGTTGAAGCTGAACTTAAACAgtttttctctgcatttggTGCTGTCAAAGATGCAAAGATTATTGCTGACAGAGCTGGAGTTTCAAAAGG GTATGGATTTGTCACGTTTGAAAATCAAGAAGATGCAGATCGAATTATCAAGAAAGAGGTATGTTTTGCCATCTGTTAA